In one Rutidosis leptorrhynchoides isolate AG116_Rl617_1_P2 chromosome 8, CSIRO_AGI_Rlap_v1, whole genome shotgun sequence genomic region, the following are encoded:
- the LOC139863057 gene encoding calmodulin-binding receptor-like cytoplasmic kinase 2 isoform X2, whose amino-acid sequence MYGRRKDSSDMSTPDRFNYPPSPSRSSSYSTNSTELSSEKSTSHRNRVKVAARSVAEVFVACFTPPEKETRHHSSSGFGGSDAFTSTSGASDSTEGKKQGTHRSIYATKNDSTHMKEPGSTKFTMAEIHKATKNFSPVLKVGQGGFGTVYKGQLQDGTLVAVKRAKKSIYDKNLGGEFQSEVQALTKVEHLNLVKCYGYLHHVDERIIVVEYVPNGTLREHLECLYGNVLSFGSRLDIAIDVAHAITYLHTYTDHPIIHRDIKSSNILLTEKLRAKVADFGFARLAADAELGQTHVSTQVKGTAGYLDPEYLRTYQLTEKSDVYSFGILLVELVTGRRPIEAKRELNERVTAKWAMKKFTDGDAISVLDPKLENSDANFLALEKILELALQCVASHRQNRPSMRRCAEVLWNIRKEYRELLV is encoded by the exons ATGTACGGTCGCCGGAAAGATAGCTCCGACATGTCTACACCTGACCGTTTCAACTATCCTCCATCGCCGTCTCGTAGCTCCAGTTACTCAACTAACTCGACTGAATTATCATCGGAAAAGTCAACTTCTCACCGGAACCGAGTCAAAGTTGCTGCCAGATCCGTAGCCGAAGTTTTTGTCGCGTGTTTTACTCCACCGGAGAAAGAGACACGTCATCATAGCTCTTCGGGTTTTGGTGGCTCAGATGCCTTCACTTCAACATCAG GGGCTTCTGATTCTACAGAAGGAAAGAAACAAGGAACGCATCGTAGCATATATGCAACCAAGAATGATTCAACACACATGAAAGAGCCTGGAAGTACAAAGTTCACTATGGCTGAAATTCATAAGGCAACAAAGAATTTTTCTCCTGTTCTTAAAGTTGGACAAGGCGGATTTGGGACCGTGTATAAAGGTCAGCTTCAAGATGGAACATTAGTTGCTGTGAAACGTGCCAAAAAG AGTATCTATGACAAGAATCTAGGAGGTGAGTTCCAGAGTGAAGTCCAGGCCTTAACAAAGGTGGAGCATTTGAATCTTGTAAAATGTTACGGATACTTGCACCACGTAGATGAAAGAATCATCGTTGTTGAATACGTTCCTAATGGGACACTTCGGGAACACTTAGAAT GTTTATACGGAAATGTTCTTAGTTTTGGATCTCGTCTGGATATTGCTATAGATGTAGCTCACGCTATTACTTATCTGCACACGTACACAG ATCATCCTATAATCCATAGGGATATCAAGTCTTCAAATATCCTACTGACTGAAAAACTACGAGCCAAGGTTGCTGACTTTGGTTTTGCACGGCTAGCAGCCGATGCTGAATTGGGTCAGACCCATGTATCCACTCAGGTTAAAGGGACTGCAGGGTACTTAGATCCTGAATACCTCAGGACATATCAACTTACCGAAAAAAGTGATGTTTATTCATTTGGTATATTGCTTGTGGAGCTAGTCACTGGTCGAAGACCTATTGAAGCTAAACGGGAACTTAATGAGCGTGTAACGGCTAAATGG GCAATGAAGAAGTTTACAGATGGGGATGCAATATCGGTATTGGATCCAAAACTTGAAAATTCGGATGCTAATTTTTTGGCTCTCGAGAAGATTTTAGAACTTGCGTTACAGTGTGTTGCGTCTCATCGACAGAACAGGCCGAGCATGAGGAGATGTGCTGAGGTTTTGTGGAACATTCGAAAGGAGTACAGAGAATTGTTGGTTTGA
- the LOC139863056 gene encoding uncharacterized protein produces the protein MDNKSNYSILGCHYSNQVCFFICFCCCCCCFYDIYAVPYDSFTISSFTYGRTVLKPYDWRYIRVDLPTGFSSMTVSLESDVHLDTNSIMMSDKTNLPMICAREGSLPSPDTYNTSFIGLVLGPILNGSLAMEGLQFAEKCYPMQKNILIRLTNEQISPGVWYFGLFNGIGSARTQSKMINRGSGYSFSGNVSVEGCFSPFVSGEFCNQTIEHLSCVDQNSTQGIITSCTNDGASSCFHTNESKFYSLDLFGVSEEIMISASNVTFNQTQSNGTNNGSKIILMCYARYGGISSSFTHDYSGDINSSPLVIRSPKVGQWYITIIPLSHSNNSLVNMNVCYSLELKLLRCPIDKAGLNCTWERYMLQTILRKSSSVPFESYYLPISDKVTSNTANFLLEPLLGNSSLAQNQSQSQSFAWTYFLVDIPAGASGGSIHVRLNSDTKITHQIYTSYGGLPFEDKWDYFYANSTSNSNGSMFYKLYNSDEKTISFYILYVRGGTWSFGVKHLTSESQSQSQTTMSISVERCPKRCSYHGTCQNVVEMSGLSLYSYCSCDRNHGGFDCSVEIVSHRGHIWQSVSLIASNAAFVFPAYWALRKKAFAEWVLYTSSGISSGLYHACDVGTWCALSFHVLQFMDFWLSFMAVVSTFVYLADIDEGSKRTIHTVVAILTALMAENGATRSSNIILVIAIGATGLFVGFLIEFFRHYRRFSFSVELFLNLLHRWQTIKEWCRNIIKTILKRFRWVFVVAGFAILSMAAISWHLESTNSYWFWHSMWHVSIYTSSFLFLCSKVNAITCANQETRNNNYELTRQNSLSTSQDQPETSQVR, from the exons ATggataataaatccaattattcgATCCTTGGTTGTCATTATTCGAATCAAGTTTGcttttttatttgtttttgttgttgttgttgttgtttttacgATATTTATGCTGTTCCGTACGATTCTTTCACTATTTCAAGCTTTACTTATGGTAGAACTGTCCTCAAACCTTATGATTGGCGATATATTAGAG TTGATTTGCCAACTGGTTTCTCTTCAATGACTGTATCGTTAGAATCGGATGTACACCTT GATACAAATAGTATAATGATGTCAGATAAAACGAATCTACCGATGATATGTGCTCGTGAAGGCAGCCTTCCTTCGCCTGATACATATAATACTTCTTTTATTGGTTTAG TGTTGGGTCCCATTTTAAATGGATCTTTGGCAATGGAAGGTCTTCAGTTTGCAGAGAAATGTTATCCTATGCAGAAAAATATTCTGATAAGACTAACAAACGAGCAG ATTTCTCCGGGAGTGTGGTACTTTGGTTTATTTAATGGCATTGGATCTGCTAGGACTCAATCAAAGATG ATAAATCGAGGTTCGGGGTATTCATTTAGTGGGAATGTGAGTGTTGAAGGTTGTTTTAGCCCGTTCGTCTCGGGTGAGTTCTGCAACCAGACAATCGAGCATCTTTCGTGCGTTGACCAAAATTCAACTCAAGGAATAATCACGTCTTGTACAAATGATGGTGCAAGTTCTTGTTTTCACACCAATGAATCTAAATTCTACTCTTTGGACTTGTTTGGAGTTTCGGAAGAGATCATGATATCCGCAAGCAACGTTACGTTCAACCAAACGCAATCAAACGGTACAAATAATGGTAGTAAAATTATATTAATGTGTTATGCTCGATATGGTGGTATATCATCATCATTCACACATGATTATTCGGGTGATATAAATAGTTCGCCTTTGGTAATACGATCCCCAAAGGTTGGTCAGTGGTATATTACCATTATACCCCTCAGCCACTCAAACAACTCATTAGTGAACATGAATGTATGCTACTCATTGGAGTTGAAGTTGCTACGTTGCCCTATAGACAAGGCTGGATTAAATTGTACGTGGGAGAGGTACATGCTTCAG ACAATTCTAAGGAAGAGTTCCTCCGTACCTTTTGAATCGTATTATTTACCCATCAGCGATAAAGTTACGTCAAACACTGCAAATTTCCTTCTCGAACCGCTCCTTGGCAACTCGTCACTTGctcaaaatcaaagtcaaagtcaaagttttGCTTGGACGTATTTCCTGGTAGACATCCCTGCAGGTGCATCTGGAGGAAGTATTCACGTTCGTTTAAATTCTGATACGAAAATAACTCATCAAATATATACATCATACGGTGGACTACCGTTTGAAGATAAATGGGATTATTTTTATGCAAACTCTACGAGCAATAGTAATGGTTCTATGTTCTATAAGTTGTACAATTCAGATGAGAAGACTATTAGTTTTTATATCCTGTATGTTAGAGGAGGAACATGGAGTTTTGGTGTTAAACATTTGACATCtgagagtcaaagtcaaagtcaaactaCCATGTCAATTTCAGTTGAAAGATGTCCAAAAAGGTGCTCGTATCATGGAACATGTCAAAATGTTGTTGAAATGAGTGGGTTATCTCTATACAG CTATTGTTCATGTGATCGTAACCATGGTGGATTTGATTGCAGTGTTGAAATCGTCTCACATCGGG GCCATATATGGCAATCGGTTTCCCTTATTGCGTCAAATGCCGCGTTTGTATTTCCGGCATATTGGGCTCTCCGGAAGAAG GCATTTGCTGAGTGGGTGTTATACACATCTAGTGGAATTTCGAGTGGGTTATATCATGCATGCGATGTCGGCACGTGGTGTGCTTTATCATTCCATGTCCTGCAg TTCATGGATTTTTGGCTTTCATTCATGGCTGTGGTAAGCACTTTTGTATACTTAGCTGATATTGATGAAGGGTCAAAAAGGACAATTCATACAGTTGTTGCCATTCTTACGGCTCTTATGGCTGAAAACGGAGCTACCAG ATCCTCCAACATTATCCTTGTTATAGCAATTGGAGCAACGGGTCTTTTTGTCGGATTTTTAATAGAGTTTTTTAGGCATTATAGGAGGTTTTCCTTTTCCGTCGAACTCTTCCTAAATCTACTTCATAG GTGGCAAACGATAAAAGAATGGTGTCGTAATATAATAAAAACGATTCTTAAACGTTTTCGGTGGGTGTTTGTGGTTGCCGGATTTGCTATATTGTCAATGGCTGCCATAAGTTGGCACCTAGAATCAACCAATAGTTATTGGTTTTGGCACAG TATGTGGCATGTATCGATATACACTTCGTCCTTCCTTTTCCTCTGCTCAAAAGTAAATGCAATCACTTGTGCAAACCAAGAAACTCGAAACAACAACTACGAGTTGACTAGACAAAACTCCCTCTCAACAAGTCAAGACCAACCAGAAACTAGCCAAGTTAGGTAG
- the LOC139863057 gene encoding calmodulin-binding receptor-like cytoplasmic kinase 2 isoform X1 produces the protein MYGRRKDSSDMSTPDRFNYPPSPSRSSSYSTNSTELSSEKSTSHRNRVKVAARSVAEVFVACFTPPEKETRHHSSSGFGGSDAFTSTSDVSGASDSTEGKKQGTHRSIYATKNDSTHMKEPGSTKFTMAEIHKATKNFSPVLKVGQGGFGTVYKGQLQDGTLVAVKRAKKSIYDKNLGGEFQSEVQALTKVEHLNLVKCYGYLHHVDERIIVVEYVPNGTLREHLECLYGNVLSFGSRLDIAIDVAHAITYLHTYTDHPIIHRDIKSSNILLTEKLRAKVADFGFARLAADAELGQTHVSTQVKGTAGYLDPEYLRTYQLTEKSDVYSFGILLVELVTGRRPIEAKRELNERVTAKWAMKKFTDGDAISVLDPKLENSDANFLALEKILELALQCVASHRQNRPSMRRCAEVLWNIRKEYRELLV, from the exons ATGTACGGTCGCCGGAAAGATAGCTCCGACATGTCTACACCTGACCGTTTCAACTATCCTCCATCGCCGTCTCGTAGCTCCAGTTACTCAACTAACTCGACTGAATTATCATCGGAAAAGTCAACTTCTCACCGGAACCGAGTCAAAGTTGCTGCCAGATCCGTAGCCGAAGTTTTTGTCGCGTGTTTTACTCCACCGGAGAAAGAGACACGTCATCATAGCTCTTCGGGTTTTGGTGGCTCAGATGCCTTCACTTCAACATCAG ATGTTTCAGGGGCTTCTGATTCTACAGAAGGAAAGAAACAAGGAACGCATCGTAGCATATATGCAACCAAGAATGATTCAACACACATGAAAGAGCCTGGAAGTACAAAGTTCACTATGGCTGAAATTCATAAGGCAACAAAGAATTTTTCTCCTGTTCTTAAAGTTGGACAAGGCGGATTTGGGACCGTGTATAAAGGTCAGCTTCAAGATGGAACATTAGTTGCTGTGAAACGTGCCAAAAAG AGTATCTATGACAAGAATCTAGGAGGTGAGTTCCAGAGTGAAGTCCAGGCCTTAACAAAGGTGGAGCATTTGAATCTTGTAAAATGTTACGGATACTTGCACCACGTAGATGAAAGAATCATCGTTGTTGAATACGTTCCTAATGGGACACTTCGGGAACACTTAGAAT GTTTATACGGAAATGTTCTTAGTTTTGGATCTCGTCTGGATATTGCTATAGATGTAGCTCACGCTATTACTTATCTGCACACGTACACAG ATCATCCTATAATCCATAGGGATATCAAGTCTTCAAATATCCTACTGACTGAAAAACTACGAGCCAAGGTTGCTGACTTTGGTTTTGCACGGCTAGCAGCCGATGCTGAATTGGGTCAGACCCATGTATCCACTCAGGTTAAAGGGACTGCAGGGTACTTAGATCCTGAATACCTCAGGACATATCAACTTACCGAAAAAAGTGATGTTTATTCATTTGGTATATTGCTTGTGGAGCTAGTCACTGGTCGAAGACCTATTGAAGCTAAACGGGAACTTAATGAGCGTGTAACGGCTAAATGG GCAATGAAGAAGTTTACAGATGGGGATGCAATATCGGTATTGGATCCAAAACTTGAAAATTCGGATGCTAATTTTTTGGCTCTCGAGAAGATTTTAGAACTTGCGTTACAGTGTGTTGCGTCTCATCGACAGAACAGGCCGAGCATGAGGAGATGTGCTGAGGTTTTGTGGAACATTCGAAAGGAGTACAGAGAATTGTTGGTTTGA